The region AGGGGTTCACTCGCGGCATGGCCTCGGGGCACGTCTTTGCCTCCCGCCGTGCGACCGTTCCGTTGCCGCAGGTCACCACGCCGGTGTCCTGCCCGTTCACCACGATCGGCTGCGGGTCCTTGCAGGGGAAGGCATAGGCGGCACCACCCGCGCCGCCGGCACCACCCGTGACCCCACCGCCGGTGCCGCCCGTCACGCCGCCGTCCGTGCCCCCGCCACCGGTGCCGGCGCCACCGGTGCCCGCGCCCCCCGTGCCCGACCCGCTCTCACTGCTTCCACCGCAAGCCGGAGCCAACAGCCCCAACGCCGCGAACAACCACGTCGCATACCGGTCCACCGATCGGAATTGCCTCATCCCACGCTCTCCTCTTTGGCCCAAACTGGCACGCTCACGAAACGCCCGGAGCCCAACAGCAACAACGATACCAGAGTGGTAGGAAGCCAGGGATGACGCGGGGCGTAGGACGCGACGTGCGGAATGCTTTCTCATTGGTTCCTGCGCTTGCGTGCGTCGGATGTTGGGCGGGCGGCGGGCAGCTCAAGCCGGGCACGGCGCCCTCGGGAGTTCCGAGTCCCACTTTGATGACGCGGGCCGTGGACTGCCGCGGCAACGTGGGTGATCAAGCCGCGGGCAAGACCGTCGCGGCGCAGACCGACTACGGCGCACAGATGTTGAGCGTCGTGGATGGTGGCGTGCTGAGCTTCGGGCCCGCGTTGCCACCGTTCTCGTCGTCGGTGTGCGGGTCGCTCTTCGATGCCGACGCCCAAGACTCCGATGACTGGTCGGCGCCACGACCTCCCATTGCCATCGCGCGGTTGCTCGAGCGCTACGATGCCAAGTCCGTGTTGGTGCCCGCGGTGACCAGTGAGTGGCGCTGCGTCTCCGCCGGCGAGCTTTCCACCAGCTGCACTGAAGCGAGCGTCACGGTGGTCGCGTACCTGTTCACCACAGACGGCGTGATCTGGAAGTCCCGCGCGCACCGCGGTATCGGCAACGAGACTCCGGATCTGGCCGGTGGCGTGGAAAAGCTGTTCGAGGACGCGCCGCCCTTGGCCGCCGCTCCCCTGCAAGACGAGCAGGCTCCGACCTACGAGCGGGCGCTCGAGGAAGCGGGCGTAGCGCCGTGAAGCGCGCGCTCTTCTTGCTCCTTCTCGCGGGTTGCTCGCCGGGCAGCGCCTCCGCACCACTGGTCGCCGCGCCCACGATGGAAGACACGGGACAGGCGACGTGCAAGGTGAAGAAGAGCCAACTCCGACCCCTGGTGGTGGAGTGGCCGTCCACGGATCGCGCGGCCCTGGAAGCGCGCCTTCGCGAGGGTCTGGTGGTGGTGCGCTACCTCGGCTGCGAGATGCAAGTGCTGCCGCGCTGCAAAGCCGAAAAGGGCGCCTACCGTTTCGTGGGCGTGACCAAGAAGACGGACCATGTCGCGATCCTGAACGAGGACGAGCTGTGGGCGAACATGCCCATCGGCGCCGCGGGACTAGAGGCCACGCTGGCGCGAGCGGGTCAGCTGGACGTGTCCATGACCATCGTCGGACAGTACGAGTCGGACCTCACGCAGCTCACGGTGGACGACCTGAACGGAAGCTGCGACGGCGCGACGCACGTGCTCGCGTCGCTCACGGTGGGCGCCTTCGAGCTTTCCAGCGTCGGGCGCGCAAAGGTCGGCGGTGGCGTGCGGGTCGCGGGTGTGGGCACGGCGGGCGAATCCAAGTCGAAGCGCGAGACGATCACTGCGGACGGCAGCCTGGACGCGTGCAACACGGCGACCCAAGACGCAGCGGCTCCGCCGACGGGCTGCGGCGCGTTGGTGCGCATCGAAGCCCTGCCCCTCGGCGAGCGTACCGAGCGAAAGCCCCTGTGCCCGGCGGATTCGCATTGGGACGGCCAAGAGTGCGTGCGCGAGAACGTGGTGACCCACGTCACGTGCCCGCCAGGTTCGCGCCTCGAGTCCACCGGCTGCGTGGCGGAGCAAGCCGGCACCTGCCCGGACGGCATGGTGTTCCTGCCCGCGGGCTCTTTCACGCTGGCCTCGGCGTCCGGAGCTCCCGCCGCGCTCGCCGAGGTGGGCGAGCTATGCATGGATCGCACCGAGGTCACCGCGCACAGCTATCTGACGTGCGTGAAGGCCGGTGCCTGCAAGCGAGCGCGGAGCTGCGAGGTGCCGGAGCTCACGGATCCGCGCACCAACTTGCCCGTGCAAGTACCCACCACCGCGGACAATCCGAAGCTCGTTGACAACCCCATGAACTGCATGAGCTGGCAGGCCGCGAAGGACTATTGCGCCTTCGTCCACAAGCGCTTGCCGACGGAAGCGGAGTGGGTTTGGGCCGCCCGGGGTGGCTCCCTCGCTCGGCGCTTCCCCTGGGGCGACGATCCCCCCACGGATCACGCCTGCTGGCAGCGCGCGCGCAAGGGTCCCTGCGCGGCGGGCGGCACCAGCGGAGATCGCACGGTCCAGGGTGTGCTCGACATGGGTGGCAACCTGCGCGAGTGGACCTCGAGCTTCTGGCGCGGCTTCCCCATCAGTCGCGGAGGCAGCTTCTACGACAAGGACCCCGCCGCCCTGGAGGTCACCGCCAAGCCGCCCCTCGTACGCAGCTTGGTGCCCGCCGCCCAGCTCGGCTTCCGCTGCGCCGTCACTGCCCCTGCTCGAGAAAACTGATGGTGGCGTCGATGTCGGCGCTGCGCTCCTGAGCGCGCTTCACCGCGCTGCCAAGCACCCGCGCGTCCGCGCGCTCGCCGAACTCCCGGTACAGCTTTTGCGCCTTTCGCAGCACCGGGATCGCGCGCTTGCCGGGCGCGCCCTTGGCCTCGAATTCCTCCACCAGCACCGCCTCGTTGTAATAGGCCTCGGGCCGTGCGGGATCGATCTGCCGCGCCCTGGCGAGCTCCGCGCGCGCCTCCGTCAAGCGCGCGCGGTCCTTTACGGTCGCCTGGGCCCGAAGCGCGAGCGCCAGCCCGAGATGAGCGTCGTAGTCCCCGGGGCTGAGCTTCACGGCCGCGCGATACGCCTGCTCGGCGCGCGCGAATCCCCGAATCGCGAAGCTGGTGGCGGCGTAGTTCATGTGCGCCTCGAAGAAACGCGGGTCGAGCTTCCGCGCTGCATCGAAGCTCCTGGCCGCCGCGCCGTAGTCGCCCTGCGCCATGGCGACCAGGCCCGCGGTGTTGTGCAGCGGCGCGTAGCGGTCGTTCTTCTTCATCGCCTGGCTCACGACCAGCGCGGCGAGGTCCATTTGCTGCCGTCGCGCCGCTGGCCGCTCTTCCGCCGACAGCACCAAGCCGCGCGCGGGCGCGGGCTGCGCCTGATGCAGGTAGTAGAGCGCGAGCTGATTGGCCGCGGGAACGTAGGTGTCGTCGATGGCTAGAGCGCGCTGCAGATTGCTCATCGCCTCTCGAGCATCCCCGGACGCCCCCCGCTTCATCTGCAAAGCGGCGAGGGCCACGAGAGCGCGCAGGTTCCGGTACTCACCCTTTCGGATCACGCGCTCCAGATCCGCGATGGTGGCGTCCAGGCTC is a window of Polyangiaceae bacterium DNA encoding:
- a CDS encoding SUMF1/EgtB/PvdO family nonheme iron enzyme, with product MKRALFLLLLAGCSPGSASAPLVAAPTMEDTGQATCKVKKSQLRPLVVEWPSTDRAALEARLREGLVVVRYLGCEMQVLPRCKAEKGAYRFVGVTKKTDHVAILNEDELWANMPIGAAGLEATLARAGQLDVSMTIVGQYESDLTQLTVDDLNGSCDGATHVLASLTVGAFELSSVGRAKVGGGVRVAGVGTAGESKSKRETITADGSLDACNTATQDAAAPPTGCGALVRIEALPLGERTERKPLCPADSHWDGQECVRENVVTHVTCPPGSRLESTGCVAEQAGTCPDGMVFLPAGSFTLASASGAPAALAEVGELCMDRTEVTAHSYLTCVKAGACKRARSCEVPELTDPRTNLPVQVPTTADNPKLVDNPMNCMSWQAAKDYCAFVHKRLPTEAEWVWAARGGSLARRFPWGDDPPTDHACWQRARKGPCAAGGTSGDRTVQGVLDMGGNLREWTSSFWRGFPISRGGSFYDKDPAALEVTAKPPLVRSLVPAAQLGFRCAVTAPAREN